The following are encoded together in the Kwoniella europaea PYCC6329 chromosome 1, complete sequence genome:
- a CDS encoding ribosomal protein S5: MAEAQAQGQRGGFGRGRGGAGGRGRRGPRRGGKKEEEKEWVPVTKLGRLVKDGKIKSLEEIYLFSLPVKEYQIVDIFLPALKDEVMSIKPVQKQTSAGQRTRFKAFVAVGDFDGHVGLGVKCAKEVATAIRGAIIAAKLSITPVRRGYWGSHIAEPHTVPCKVSGKAGSVMCRLIPAPRGTGIVAAPASKRMLQMAGIQDCYTQSKGSTATQGNFLKATMAALSKTYQFQSPDLWKHVDVGNSPLDVYSGHLALAAKKAAAY; this comes from the exons atggctgaagctcaagctcaaggaCAACGAGGTGGATTCGGtagaggacgaggtggtgctggtggaagaggacgaagaggtcccagaagaggtggtaagaaggaagaggagaaggaatg GGTCCCCGTCACCAAGCTCGGTCGACTCGTGAAAGACGGTAAAATCAAGTCTCTCGAGGAgatctacctcttctctctccctgTCAAGGAATACCAAATTGTAGACATCTTCCTCCCCGCCCTCAAGGACGAAGTCATGTCCATCAAACCCGTCCAAAAGCAAACTTCTGCCGGTCAACGAACTCGATTCAAGGCTTTCGTTGCCGTTGGTGATTTCGATGG ACACGTCGGTCTCGGTGTCAAATGTGCCAAGGAAGTCGCTACCGCCATCCGAGGTGCCATCATCGCTGCCAAGCTCTCCATCACCCCTGTCCGAAGAGGATACTGGGGTTCTCACATTGCTGAACCTCACACTGTCCCATGTAAAGTTTCCGGTAAAGCTGGTTCCGTCATGTGTCGATTGATCCCTGCCC CTCGAGGTACTGGTATCGTCGCCGCTCCCGCTTCCAAGAGAATGTTACAAATGGCCGGTATCCAAGATTGTTACACCCAATCTAAAGGTTCTACTGCCACTCAAGGAAACTTCTTGAAAGCTACCATGGCCGCTCTCTCAAAGACTTACCAATTCCAATCTCCCGATCTCTGGAAACACGTCGATGTTGGAAACTCTCCTTTGGACGTTTACTCTGGTCACCTCGCTCTTGCCGCCAAGAAAGCCGCTGCTTACTAA